Proteins from a single region of Trichoplusia ni isolate ovarian cell line Hi5 chromosome 3, tn1, whole genome shotgun sequence:
- the LOC113492090 gene encoding uncharacterized protein LOC113492090 isoform X1 has translation MSFVDLATLTMHRRNELEARIKIFSEKCDRAVDDINKLKSKTQGFVLQLNCDPSELKERFLNCMKHLDEYMYLITDFNLAVSMMDESSTVEYTPVHDTPLKPVPLSPLNTYNLIDALSEPCPSTSTACTNHCPPEKPKRVKTPKADQTLIVFSSTSSSEETVPQAKNAVAVKEVQCVLEEEVNNLKIEESPSPPTAEDSNLPAQTMLELDQGYEATIMHVDGAFFWVITDDTDDVQSLMEEMTKFYRENHKHISMKEVKALTCCAFYDEESDCYYRGLFLKLTEEDSQAAEIFVVDTGELRTAPIDCVQPLYSRFCDKPPYARCCHLAGVDLVSYHNTTLMEKHENFMKEFIGTNCSIEVDDNTSESLGVYVVLPSGETLNKIIVQEGLALPIDKPVDDDPPVEPETPADADYDITQCPEYEDPVEAVTGYRSRDDADICKHFKGGPDKTCFKGKRCNKKHILKHPDGWTLDRIEVLGKVKSLPLPAPGSWHKVLVTCVAHYDRLFVQLVSDRTQEELPSFGCVVPLTTLAALVRDMNSPATKAAYKPLTVTPAEGELVAALYPPDCNWYRARVLSVQRADQSVEVMYIDYGTVLWVKEEQLRLLSARHTALPRQALRVALAGARAASPCSRQWARAKRALHDMALDKTFDAHVISRDYDEISAELFDADGYSVAEQLAAIHMVELTEYSVVDDTDVSHKIVVP, from the exons ACGCAAGGCTTTGTCCTGCAGCTAAACTGTGACCCGTCGGAGCTGAAAGAACGTTTTCTGAACTGTATGAAGCATCTAGACGAATATATGTACCTTATAACGGATTTCAATCTGGCTGTTTCTATGATGG ACGAATCAAGCACGGTGGAATACACGCCTGTCCACGACACACCATTGAAACCAGTCCCTCTGTCCCCTCTAAACACCTACAACCTGATTGACGCTCTCAGCGAACCTTGTCCGTCTACATCCACTGCCTGCACCAACCACTGTCCTCCAGAGAAACCTAAGAGAGTGAAGACTCCTAAAGCGGACCAGACCCTGATAGTCTTCTCGAGTACATCGTCCTCTGAGGAGACTGTCCCTCAAGCTAAGAATGCTGTTGCTGTTAAAGAGGTCCAGTGTGTGTTAGAAGAGGAAGTTAATAATTTGAAGATTGAAG AGTCTCCATCTCCTCCAACTGCGGAGGACAGCAACCTGCCGGCGCAGACCATGCTGGAGCTAGACCAGGGGTACGAGGCCACCATCATGCACGTCGACGGAGCCTTCTTCTGGGTCATCACCGATGATACCGATGATGTACAAAG CCTCATGGAGGAAATGACAAAGTTCTACCGGGAGAACCACAAGCACATCAGTATGAAGGAGGTGAAAGCGCTCACTTGCTGCGCGTTCTACGACGAGGAAAGCGACTGTTACTACAGAGGACTGTTCCTTAAGCTCACGGAG GAGGACAGCCAAGCAGCAGAGATATTCGTCGTGGATACGGGCGAGTTGAGAACCGCACCCATCGACTGTGTGCAGCCGCTGTACTCGCGCTTCTGCGACAAGCCGCCCTACGCGCGCTGCTGCCATCTAGCGGGG GTAGATTTAGTGAGTTACCACAATACAACGTTGATGGAGAAACATGAAAACTTCATGAAGGAGTTCATCGGCACAAATTGTTCTATAGAAGTCGACGACAA TACTTCAGAATCTCTCGGAGTGTACGTGGTGCTTCCGTCAGGCGAAACtctgaacaaaataattgtacaagAAGGATTAGCCCTACCAA TAGACAAACCAGTGGATGACGACCCGCCGGTTGAGCCCGAGACGCCCGCTGACGCTGACTATGACATCACTCAGTGCCCCGAGTACGAAGACCCCGTGGAAGCTGTTACG GGTTACCGCAGCAGAGACGATGCAGATATCTGTAAGCACTTCAAAGGAGGTCCtgataaaacttgttttaaaggGAAACggtgtaataaaaaacatattctcaAACATCCTG ACGGCTGGACCCTAGACCGTATAGAAGTGTTGGGCAAGGTGAAGTCGCTGCCGCTGCCGGCGCCGGGCAGCTGGCACAAGGTGCTGGTCACGTGTGTCGCGCACTACGACAGGCTGTTCGTGCAGCTCGTCAGCGACAGGACGCAAG AAGAGCTGCCCAGTTTCGGCTGTGTGGTGCCGCTGACCACGCTTGCTGCTTTGGTTCGGGATATGAACAGCCCGGCCACGAAGGCCGCATATAAACCACTGACG GTAACGCCCGCGGAAGGCGAGTTGGTCGCAGCGTTGTATCCACCGGACTGCAACTGGTATAGAGCGCGAGTACTCTCTGTACAACGGGCCGACCAGAGTGTAgag GTGATGTACATCGACTACGGCACAGTCCTGTGGGTGAAGGAGGAGCAGCTGCGGCTGCTGTCGGCGCGCCACACGGCGCTGCCGCGGCAGGCGCTGCGCGTGGCgctggcgggcgcgcgcgccgcctcgcCCTGCTCGCGCCAGTGGGCGCGGGCCAAGCGCGCGCTGCACGACATGGCGCTCGACAAGACATTCGACGCTCACGTCAT CTCTCGAGACTACGACGAGATATCCGCAGAACTCTTCGATGCAGACGGCTACAGCGTGGCGGAGCAGCTGGCGGCCATCCACATGGTGGAACTGACGGAGTACTCCGTTGTGGACGACACTGACGTCTCACACAAAATCGTTGTCCCGTAG
- the LOC113492090 gene encoding uncharacterized protein LOC113492090 isoform X2, translating to MSFVDLATLTMHRRNELEARIKIFSEKCDRAVDDINKLKSKTQGFVLQLNCDPSELKERFLNCMKHLDEYMYLITDFNLAVSMMDESSTVEYTPVHDTPLKPVPLSPLNTYNLIDALSEPCPSTSTACTNHCPPEKPKRVKTPKADQTLIVFSSTSSSEETVPQAKNAVAVKEVQCVLEEEVNNLKIEESPSPPTAEDSNLPAQTMLELDQGYEATIMHVDGAFFWVITDDTDDVQSLMEEMTKFYRENHKHISMKEVKALTCCAFYDEESDCYYRGLFLKLTEEDSQAAEIFVVDTGELRTAPIDCVQPLYSRFCDKPPYARCCHLAGVDLVSYHNTTLMEKHENFMKEFIGTNCSIEVDDNTSESLGVYVVLPSGETLNKIIVQEGLALPNKPVDDDPPVEPETPADADYDITQCPEYEDPVEAVTGYRSRDDADICKHFKGGPDKTCFKGKRCNKKHILKHPDGWTLDRIEVLGKVKSLPLPAPGSWHKVLVTCVAHYDRLFVQLVSDRTQEELPSFGCVVPLTTLAALVRDMNSPATKAAYKPLTVTPAEGELVAALYPPDCNWYRARVLSVQRADQSVEVMYIDYGTVLWVKEEQLRLLSARHTALPRQALRVALAGARAASPCSRQWARAKRALHDMALDKTFDAHVISRDYDEISAELFDADGYSVAEQLAAIHMVELTEYSVVDDTDVSHKIVVP from the exons ACGCAAGGCTTTGTCCTGCAGCTAAACTGTGACCCGTCGGAGCTGAAAGAACGTTTTCTGAACTGTATGAAGCATCTAGACGAATATATGTACCTTATAACGGATTTCAATCTGGCTGTTTCTATGATGG ACGAATCAAGCACGGTGGAATACACGCCTGTCCACGACACACCATTGAAACCAGTCCCTCTGTCCCCTCTAAACACCTACAACCTGATTGACGCTCTCAGCGAACCTTGTCCGTCTACATCCACTGCCTGCACCAACCACTGTCCTCCAGAGAAACCTAAGAGAGTGAAGACTCCTAAAGCGGACCAGACCCTGATAGTCTTCTCGAGTACATCGTCCTCTGAGGAGACTGTCCCTCAAGCTAAGAATGCTGTTGCTGTTAAAGAGGTCCAGTGTGTGTTAGAAGAGGAAGTTAATAATTTGAAGATTGAAG AGTCTCCATCTCCTCCAACTGCGGAGGACAGCAACCTGCCGGCGCAGACCATGCTGGAGCTAGACCAGGGGTACGAGGCCACCATCATGCACGTCGACGGAGCCTTCTTCTGGGTCATCACCGATGATACCGATGATGTACAAAG CCTCATGGAGGAAATGACAAAGTTCTACCGGGAGAACCACAAGCACATCAGTATGAAGGAGGTGAAAGCGCTCACTTGCTGCGCGTTCTACGACGAGGAAAGCGACTGTTACTACAGAGGACTGTTCCTTAAGCTCACGGAG GAGGACAGCCAAGCAGCAGAGATATTCGTCGTGGATACGGGCGAGTTGAGAACCGCACCCATCGACTGTGTGCAGCCGCTGTACTCGCGCTTCTGCGACAAGCCGCCCTACGCGCGCTGCTGCCATCTAGCGGGG GTAGATTTAGTGAGTTACCACAATACAACGTTGATGGAGAAACATGAAAACTTCATGAAGGAGTTCATCGGCACAAATTGTTCTATAGAAGTCGACGACAA TACTTCAGAATCTCTCGGAGTGTACGTGGTGCTTCCGTCAGGCGAAACtctgaacaaaataattgtacaagAAGGATTAGCCCTACCAA ACAAACCAGTGGATGACGACCCGCCGGTTGAGCCCGAGACGCCCGCTGACGCTGACTATGACATCACTCAGTGCCCCGAGTACGAAGACCCCGTGGAAGCTGTTACG GGTTACCGCAGCAGAGACGATGCAGATATCTGTAAGCACTTCAAAGGAGGTCCtgataaaacttgttttaaaggGAAACggtgtaataaaaaacatattctcaAACATCCTG ACGGCTGGACCCTAGACCGTATAGAAGTGTTGGGCAAGGTGAAGTCGCTGCCGCTGCCGGCGCCGGGCAGCTGGCACAAGGTGCTGGTCACGTGTGTCGCGCACTACGACAGGCTGTTCGTGCAGCTCGTCAGCGACAGGACGCAAG AAGAGCTGCCCAGTTTCGGCTGTGTGGTGCCGCTGACCACGCTTGCTGCTTTGGTTCGGGATATGAACAGCCCGGCCACGAAGGCCGCATATAAACCACTGACG GTAACGCCCGCGGAAGGCGAGTTGGTCGCAGCGTTGTATCCACCGGACTGCAACTGGTATAGAGCGCGAGTACTCTCTGTACAACGGGCCGACCAGAGTGTAgag GTGATGTACATCGACTACGGCACAGTCCTGTGGGTGAAGGAGGAGCAGCTGCGGCTGCTGTCGGCGCGCCACACGGCGCTGCCGCGGCAGGCGCTGCGCGTGGCgctggcgggcgcgcgcgccgcctcgcCCTGCTCGCGCCAGTGGGCGCGGGCCAAGCGCGCGCTGCACGACATGGCGCTCGACAAGACATTCGACGCTCACGTCAT CTCTCGAGACTACGACGAGATATCCGCAGAACTCTTCGATGCAGACGGCTACAGCGTGGCGGAGCAGCTGGCGGCCATCCACATGGTGGAACTGACGGAGTACTCCGTTGTGGACGACACTGACGTCTCACACAAAATCGTTGTCCCGTAG
- the LOC113492091 gene encoding uncharacterized protein LOC113492091, with translation MSANGNGGFYAPLKQILSDSESEDEHKLENAVHIKATDSCNNLDFNSGLQSSKNYSISDMDEFNTNVNTVESTMDNVSFLQSDISNKMSFPRRCAFIASILMCIFTVVIFLWGIPCSEVGSCAANEWQDRTTSWELPYNEMELSGAVQVVDGAIPNTKNLIFIYRGNHMRQVPKSSSDNVNGVVLIVGNSGKVGWFTRESRIPTDINCHLIDVNRDKQNDCLVSGTEGLLAALDSVSGTYYWHMHKQGKVVSNIAAIDFPIIIKDMNDDNVHELLAVATVYPNANHKSIIMISGATGNIMTEPKLIDDCLSVKLLSEIDTVNYICKNSSTEAVRHISTEDLKNMLKRDQPANHAPHPPVMMKQVNVSMKKNIGNTIETFTNGPGKLKVENSGECPNSCRVYLKLMLERNGTTNVSWEYTANNVYAMKPSTFSFANNIRGFVIKL, from the coding sequence ATGTCAGCTAATGGAAATGGAGGCTTCTATGCGCCGCTGAAACAAATACTATCCGATTCTGAATCTGAAGATGAACATAAGCTGGAAAATGCCGTGCACATCAAAGCCACGGACAGTTGCAACAATTTGGACTTCAACAGTGGCTTGCAATCCTCAAAAAACTACAGTATAAGCGACATGGATGAGTTTAACACCAACGTTAATACTGTAGAAAGCACCATGGATAATGTAAGCTTTCTACAGTCAGATATATCAAATAAGATGTCTTTCCCGCGCCGGTGCGCTTTTATAGCTTCGATCCTCATGTGTATTTTCACTGTCGTGATCTTCCTATGGGGAATACCTTGTTCAGAAGTGGGCAGTTGCGCTGCTAACGAGTGGCAAGACAGAACGACAAGCTGGGAATTGCCCTACAACGAAATGGAACTTTCCGGCGCCGTACAAGTCGTGGATGGCGCGATTCCGAACACAAAGAACTTAATATTCATTTACAGAGGAAATCATATGAGGCAGGTGCCCAAAAGTAGCAGTGACAATGTTAATGGTGTTGTACTGATTGTAGGAAACTCTGGTAAGGTTGGCTGGTTTACCAGGGAGAGTAGGATACCAACAGACATTAACTGTCACCTTATTGATGTAAACAGAGACAAACAGAATGACTGCCTAGTGTCTGGTACAGAAGGCCTGCTTGCTGCTTTAGATTCCGTTTCCGGGACATATTACTGGCACATGCATAAACAAGGAAAAGTGGTCAGTAATATTGCAGCTATAGACTTCcctataattataaaagacaTGAATGATGATAATGTCCATGAGCTGCTGGCTGTAGCAACTGTGTACCCCAATGCTAATCACAAATCTATAATAATGATATCTGGTGCAACAGGTAACATTATGACTGAAccaaaattaattgatgacTGTTTATCTGTGAAGCTTTTATCAGAGATTGACACAGTTAACTATATCTGTAAGAATAGCTCAACTGAGGCAGTGAGACATATATCTACAGAAGATCTAAAGAACATGTTGAAAAGAGACCAGCCTGCCAATCATGCACCACATCCACCAGTAATGATGAAACAAGTGAATGTTAGCATGAAGAAGAATATTGGGAATACTATTGAAACATTCACCAATGGCCCTGGTAAATTAAAAGTTGAAAACTCTGGTGAATGTCCAAACTCCTGCAGAGTATATCTAAAACTCATGTTGGAGAGAAATGGCACCACTAATGTGAGCTGGGAATATACAGCCAATAATGTTTATGCTATGAAACCAAGCACATTTTCTTTTGCAAACAATATCAGAggctttgtaataaaattatga